The proteins below are encoded in one region of Methylobacillus flagellatus KT:
- the hemW gene encoding radical SAM family heme chaperone HemW has product MLASAPTQPPPLSLYIHIPWCVRKCPYCDFNSHESRTEIPEAAYVDALIADLEQSVPRIWGRRVHSIFFGGGTPSLFSPKAIDRILSNVRALVPLSVDCEVTLEANPGTVDAAHFRGYRAAGVNRLSLGIQSFDSTYLQKLGRIHDEAQAMAAADLALQTFDSVNLDVMYALPGQHLEHALADAQRACSLQPAHLSFYHLTLEPNTPFHRTPPALPDDDTSAAMQEAIEDLLGRHGYEHYETSAFAQHGKQCRHNRNYWLFGDYLGIGAGAHSKLSFHDRITRESRHKHPKRYLEHASRGNAVEHQWQIARHELPFEFMMNALRLTGGFAPALFELRTGLPLESIAHTLQHAVQKGLLDVGQERIAPTLLGQRFLNELLQLFLD; this is encoded by the coding sequence ATGCTTGCCTCGGCGCCAACCCAGCCCCCGCCGTTGTCGCTTTACATCCATATCCCATGGTGTGTGCGCAAGTGCCCTTATTGCGATTTCAATTCGCACGAGTCGCGCACCGAGATTCCAGAAGCAGCCTATGTCGATGCGTTGATTGCAGACCTAGAGCAGTCGGTACCACGCATCTGGGGACGTCGCGTGCACAGTATTTTCTTCGGCGGCGGCACACCCAGCCTGTTCTCGCCCAAGGCGATCGACCGCATCCTCAGCAATGTGCGGGCTCTCGTGCCCTTGAGCGTGGATTGCGAGGTCACGCTGGAAGCCAATCCGGGCACCGTGGATGCCGCCCATTTCCGCGGATACCGCGCGGCAGGCGTCAACCGGCTCTCGCTTGGCATTCAGAGTTTCGACAGTACCTATCTGCAGAAACTCGGGCGCATCCATGATGAGGCACAGGCCATGGCCGCTGCCGATCTCGCTCTGCAGACCTTTGATTCCGTCAACCTGGACGTCATGTACGCATTGCCCGGACAACACCTGGAACATGCCCTGGCCGACGCGCAACGCGCCTGCAGCCTCCAACCCGCACACCTGTCGTTCTACCATCTGACGCTGGAACCCAATACGCCGTTTCACCGTACTCCGCCTGCATTGCCGGACGACGACACCAGTGCCGCCATGCAGGAAGCGATAGAAGACCTGCTGGGCCGGCATGGCTACGAGCATTACGAAACCTCGGCGTTTGCGCAACATGGCAAGCAGTGCCGCCACAACCGCAATTATTGGCTGTTCGGCGATTACCTGGGCATCGGGGCCGGCGCACATAGCAAACTGAGCTTCCATGACCGCATCACGCGCGAAAGCCGCCACAAACATCCCAAACGCTACCTGGAACATGCCAGCCGAGGCAATGCCGTGGAGCACCAATGGCAGATTGCCAGGCATGAACTGCCCTTCGAGTTCATGATGAACGCCTTGCGGCTCACCGGCGGCTTTGCACCCGCACTTTTCGAGCTACGCACCGGCCTGCCGCTGGAAAGCATTGCCCATACGCTGCAACATGCTGTTCAAAAAGGGTTATTGGACGTAGGCCAGGAGCGCATTGCCCCCACATTGCTGGGACAACGCTTCCTGAATGAACTGCTGCAACTGTTCCTGGATTGA
- the rdgB gene encoding RdgB/HAM1 family non-canonical purine NTP pyrophosphatase has translation MGMPFQKLVIASGNQGKLKEIQTLLAPLSIEVLPQSALNVPEAEEPFVTFIENALAKARHASRYTGLPALADDSGICVNALQGAPGVHSARYAGEPKSDERNNQKLLQSLDGVHDRHAYYYCVMVLVRHADDPQPLIAEGAWHGEILTAPRGSGGFGYDPLFLDAKTGQTAAELSAEIKNRISHRGHALAKLVQQLERLAS, from the coding sequence ATGGGAATGCCTTTCCAGAAACTGGTGATCGCCAGCGGCAACCAGGGCAAGCTGAAGGAAATCCAGACTTTGCTCGCGCCGCTGTCGATTGAGGTACTGCCGCAATCCGCGCTCAATGTGCCGGAGGCGGAAGAACCGTTCGTGACTTTCATCGAGAACGCTCTGGCCAAGGCGCGCCATGCCAGCCGCTATACCGGCCTCCCGGCTCTGGCCGATGATTCCGGTATCTGCGTCAATGCCTTGCAGGGTGCGCCGGGCGTCCATTCCGCACGTTATGCTGGCGAACCCAAGTCCGACGAGCGCAACAACCAGAAACTGCTGCAAAGCCTGGATGGCGTGCATGACCGGCATGCCTACTACTATTGCGTGATGGTCCTGGTTCGCCATGCAGATGATCCGCAACCATTGATCGCAGAGGGTGCCTGGCACGGCGAAATCCTTACTGCGCCGCGAGGTAGCGGCGGCTTTGGCTACGACCCGTTATTCCTGGATGCCAAGACCGGACAAACCGCAGCGGAACTGTCGGCCGAAATCAAGAACCGCATCAGCCATCGCGGGCATGCACTGGCCAAGCTTGTGCAGCAACTGGAAAGATTAGCGTCATGA
- the rph gene encoding ribonuclease PH produces the protein MRPSNRAPDQLREVEIIRHYTKHAEGSVLVKFGDTHVLCTASVEDKVPPFLRGRNQGWTTAEYGMLPRSTGSRMDREAARGKQSGRTQEIQRLIGRSLRAVIDLGKLGERTIHLDCDVIQADGGTRTASITGAYVALHDAVGFMLANDMIQESPLRDAVAAISVGVYQGTPVLDLDYIEDSACDTDMNVVMTGSGGFVEIQGTAEGEPFQRAAMNRMLELAESGIRTLLLKQKEALGL, from the coding sequence ATGCGTCCCAGCAACCGCGCTCCAGACCAGCTAAGAGAAGTCGAGATCATCCGCCATTACACCAAGCATGCGGAAGGGTCGGTGCTGGTCAAGTTTGGCGACACTCATGTATTGTGCACCGCCAGCGTCGAAGACAAGGTTCCGCCCTTCCTGCGCGGGAGGAATCAGGGCTGGACAACTGCGGAATACGGCATGCTGCCCCGCTCTACCGGTAGCCGCATGGATCGCGAAGCAGCGCGAGGCAAGCAGTCGGGCCGCACCCAGGAAATCCAGCGCCTGATCGGGCGCAGCCTGCGCGCCGTCATCGACCTCGGGAAGTTGGGCGAGCGCACTATTCACCTTGATTGCGACGTGATCCAGGCAGACGGGGGCACGCGTACCGCGAGTATCACCGGTGCCTATGTCGCCCTGCATGATGCCGTTGGTTTCATGCTGGCAAACGACATGATTCAAGAGTCACCCCTGCGCGATGCCGTGGCCGCGATCTCGGTAGGTGTCTATCAGGGCACGCCAGTCCTGGATTTGGATTACATTGAGGATTCCGCCTGCGATACCGACATGAACGTGGTCATGACCGGCAGCGGCGGCTTTGTCGAAATCCAGGGCACCGCAGAAGGCGAGCCGTTTCAGCGCGCAGCTATGAACCGCATGCTGGAGCTGGCCGAAAGCGGCATCCGCACCCTGTTGCTCAAACAGAAGGAAGCGCTGGGGCTATAA
- a CDS encoding PP2C family protein-serine/threonine phosphatase: MKFTIHQSSRSGGRLVNQDRVAYSYSKNALLLVLADGMGGHQRGEVAAQLAVTMLTSAFQRAAQPELPDVVAFLETEIMKLHEAIHQLAKNRELPETPKTTLVVGILQHQTLYCAHVGDSRLYHFRNGKRLFRTEDHSVVQLMLQQGKLDAKSMLQHPDRNKIYNCLGSELLPTIDIAPPSPLKAGDQILLCSDGLWAQLSDERMQDILNNGLGVAHSVPSLLDAAERLGGKDMDNLSAIGVQWETKAEQPLTISTLDMSLAQSHTILGLAAPAASSSAARAADLDEEDIERAIAEINAAIKRSKY; encoded by the coding sequence ATGAAATTCACGATACACCAGAGCAGCCGCAGCGGAGGAAGGCTTGTCAACCAGGACCGCGTTGCTTACTCCTATAGCAAGAATGCCTTGTTGCTGGTCCTTGCTGACGGCATGGGCGGGCACCAGCGTGGCGAAGTTGCCGCCCAGCTCGCGGTCACAATGCTGACCAGCGCATTCCAGCGCGCAGCCCAGCCGGAGCTGCCTGATGTAGTGGCATTTCTGGAAACCGAGATCATGAAATTGCATGAGGCCATCCACCAGCTGGCAAAAAACCGCGAATTGCCAGAAACACCCAAGACCACCCTGGTCGTCGGCATTCTGCAACACCAAACGCTCTATTGCGCCCATGTGGGCGACTCACGGCTCTATCATTTTCGCAACGGCAAGCGGTTGTTCCGCACCGAAGATCATTCGGTCGTCCAGTTGATGCTGCAACAGGGCAAGCTGGATGCGAAATCCATGCTGCAGCACCCCGACCGCAACAAGATATACAACTGCCTGGGCAGTGAATTGCTGCCCACTATCGACATCGCCCCCCCTTCTCCCCTGAAAGCCGGCGACCAGATACTGCTCTGCAGCGACGGCCTGTGGGCCCAGCTCAGTGATGAACGCATGCAGGATATCCTCAACAATGGCCTTGGCGTCGCCCACAGCGTACCCAGCCTGCTGGATGCGGCAGAAAGACTGGGAGGCAAGGACATGGACAACCTGAGCGCCATCGGCGTGCAATGGGAAACCAAGGCTGAACAGCCCCTGACCATCTCCACGCTTGACATGTCGCTGGCTCAGTCCCACACCATCCTGGGCTTGGCAGCGCCGGCAGCCAGCAGCTCGGCGGCGCGGGCTGCAGATCTGGATGAAGAAGATATCGAGCGCGCTATCGCGGAAATCAACGCAGCAATCAAGCGCAGCAAATATTGA
- a CDS encoding serine/threonine protein kinase, whose product MSANQNLALPPGYQLQGYEIKKLLSAGGFSFVYIARDLENNTTVAIKEYLPNMLALRKEGDQVRIPTNEAAAGFRFGLKCFFEEGRALANIEHKNIVRVQNFFRANDTVYMVMRYERGKSLQEYVLARDTPLPETMLRSVFGQLLNGLREVHAQKLLHLDIKPANIYIRLDGSPVLLDFGSARMALNEASNALPPSYTPGFASPEQYGDRKQLGPWSDVYSIGASMYACLLQAAPQAADQRVKKDQLVPAARLGKGRYSPNLLEIIDNCMALDYMDRPPSVFALQKSLLDETPLPVRHGWLHKISTLFTRD is encoded by the coding sequence ATGTCCGCCAACCAGAACCTTGCCCTGCCGCCAGGCTACCAATTGCAGGGATATGAAATCAAAAAGCTTCTCAGTGCTGGCGGATTCAGCTTTGTCTATATTGCACGCGACCTGGAGAACAACACCACAGTTGCCATCAAGGAGTACCTTCCCAACATGCTCGCATTGCGCAAGGAGGGAGACCAGGTACGTATTCCGACCAATGAAGCCGCCGCAGGATTCCGCTTCGGACTGAAATGCTTTTTCGAGGAAGGTCGCGCACTAGCCAATATTGAACACAAGAACATCGTGCGCGTGCAGAACTTTTTCCGTGCCAATGATACCGTCTACATGGTAATGCGGTATGAACGCGGAAAGTCTTTGCAGGAATATGTGCTGGCGCGCGACACGCCATTGCCGGAAACCATGCTGCGCAGCGTGTTCGGCCAGTTGCTCAATGGGCTGCGCGAGGTGCACGCGCAGAAGCTGCTGCACCTCGACATCAAGCCTGCCAACATTTATATCCGACTGGATGGTTCTCCCGTATTGCTGGATTTCGGCTCTGCCCGCATGGCGCTCAACGAAGCATCCAACGCCTTGCCGCCTAGCTATACCCCGGGCTTTGCCTCACCAGAGCAGTATGGGGACCGCAAGCAGCTGGGCCCTTGGAGCGATGTCTACAGCATAGGCGCCAGCATGTATGCTTGCTTGCTCCAAGCGGCACCACAAGCTGCGGATCAACGCGTCAAGAAGGATCAGCTGGTGCCTGCAGCGCGGCTGGGCAAAGGCAGATATTCGCCCAACCTGCTGGAGATCATCGACAACTGCATGGCCTTGGATTACATGGACCGCCCTCCCAGCGTATTTGCCTTGCAGAAATCCTTGCTGGATGAAACGCCGCTGCCGGTACGCCATGGCTGGCTACACAAAATCTCTACATTGTTCACCCGCGATTGA
- a CDS encoding YicC/YloC family endoribonuclease, translating into MIFSMTGYASLEQEVSHGVLVLELRSVNHRYLELQLKLDDNVRMFEPQVRELIGQRLKRGKVECRISLAQRDTEQRQVQLDDTVLQQLAQMMVSVQRHFPESRPLSVADILRWPGVVSSEGIDHEALSIAIRESLMKLVQQMTEARAREGAKLKAIIVDRLAEMETLVDRVRPLLPEQVNIYRERLYGKLQDAMGSADDERIRQELTIFAQRIDVDEELSRLGAHIEEVKRILEAGSPAGKQLDFLMQELNREANTLASKSVSTEVSQAAMALKLLIEQMREQVQNIE; encoded by the coding sequence ATGATTTTCAGCATGACGGGTTATGCCTCGCTGGAGCAAGAGGTGAGCCATGGTGTTCTGGTGCTAGAACTGCGCTCGGTCAATCATCGCTACCTCGAATTACAACTCAAGCTGGATGACAATGTGCGCATGTTCGAACCACAGGTGCGCGAGCTGATCGGCCAGCGCCTCAAGCGTGGCAAGGTGGAATGCCGCATCAGCCTGGCTCAGCGTGATACCGAGCAACGGCAAGTGCAACTGGATGATACGGTATTGCAGCAATTAGCACAGATGATGGTCAGCGTGCAGCGCCATTTTCCGGAAAGCCGGCCCTTGAGCGTGGCGGACATTCTGCGATGGCCGGGGGTAGTGTCGAGTGAAGGGATAGACCACGAAGCCCTGTCGATCGCCATTCGTGAAAGCCTGATGAAGCTGGTGCAGCAGATGACCGAAGCACGCGCACGCGAGGGCGCCAAGCTCAAGGCCATCATTGTCGACCGCCTGGCGGAAATGGAAACTCTGGTTGACAGGGTGCGTCCCTTGCTTCCTGAGCAGGTCAATATCTACCGGGAGCGCCTTTATGGCAAATTGCAGGATGCGATGGGTTCGGCGGATGATGAGCGTATCCGCCAGGAGCTCACCATCTTTGCCCAGCGTATTGATGTTGATGAGGAGCTGAGCCGCCTGGGCGCGCATATAGAGGAAGTCAAGCGCATTCTCGAGGCGGGCAGCCCGGCAGGTAAGCAGCTGGATTTCCTCATGCAGGAATTGAACCGCGAGGCCAATACGCTGGCTTCCAAGTCTGTTTCCACCGAAGTATCACAGGCCGCCATGGCACTCAAGCTGCTGATCGAGCAAATGCGCGAGCAGGTGCAGAACATAGAATAG
- a CDS encoding DUF475 domain-containing protein: protein MRDFRYSFFVTFLCLGLAALWGYQSKGGLVGIWPALSVALILGIMEVSLSFDNAVVNASILKEMDEKWRHIFLTVGILIAVFGVRLLFPLLLVAAATDQGLLDVADMAINNPVLYADYLDDGHTAIAAFGGSFLFLVFLSFLLDPEKELHWLGRLEAAFGKLGSLESIKIILILLILLSLQNFLPISQAERLTILLAGLSGVVLYVFIDSLSGFFSSQAEGDAFAKTAKRNGAMGFLYLEILDASFSFDGVIGAFAITRDVVIIMLGLTIGAMFVRSMTVRLVYKGTLDNYVYLEHGAHYAIGVLGLVMFYTIYRPVPEVVSGLIGVVFIIAALLSSIFYKRRLAHRV, encoded by the coding sequence ATGCGCGATTTCAGATATTCCTTTTTTGTCACTTTCCTCTGCCTCGGGCTGGCTGCGCTATGGGGGTATCAAAGCAAGGGTGGGCTGGTCGGCATCTGGCCTGCACTCAGCGTGGCATTGATACTCGGCATCATGGAAGTCAGCCTGTCTTTCGACAATGCTGTGGTGAATGCCTCTATCCTCAAGGAAATGGATGAGAAGTGGCGGCACATCTTTCTGACCGTAGGCATCCTGATTGCCGTGTTCGGCGTGCGCCTGCTGTTCCCTCTGCTGCTGGTGGCTGCAGCCACTGACCAGGGGTTGCTGGATGTGGCCGATATGGCCATCAATAATCCGGTGCTGTACGCCGACTACCTCGATGACGGCCATACCGCGATTGCGGCCTTCGGTGGTTCCTTCCTGTTCCTGGTGTTCCTGAGCTTCCTGCTGGACCCGGAAAAAGAGTTGCATTGGCTGGGGCGCTTGGAGGCGGCTTTCGGCAAGCTGGGCAGCCTGGAGTCGATTAAGATCATCCTCATTCTGCTGATTCTGCTGAGCCTGCAGAATTTCTTGCCCATCTCGCAGGCAGAGCGCCTGACTATTCTGCTGGCAGGACTGAGTGGTGTGGTGCTGTATGTGTTCATCGACAGCTTGAGCGGGTTCTTTTCCTCGCAGGCCGAGGGCGACGCTTTTGCCAAGACGGCGAAGCGCAACGGTGCGATGGGTTTTCTTTATCTGGAAATACTCGACGCCTCATTCTCGTTCGACGGCGTGATCGGTGCGTTTGCGATTACCCGCGATGTGGTGATCATTATGCTGGGTTTGACCATAGGTGCGATGTTCGTGCGCTCCATGACCGTACGCCTGGTGTACAAGGGTACGCTCGACAACTATGTTTATCTGGAACATGGCGCCCATTATGCGATAGGCGTCCTCGGTCTAGTCATGTTCTACACCATCTACCGGCCCGTGCCTGAGGTGGTGAGCGGGCTGATCGGCGTGGTGTTCATCATCGCGGCATTGTTGTCATCCATTTTCTACAAGCGCAGGCTGGCGCATCGGGTCTGA
- the gmk gene encoding guanylate kinase — protein MKGNLFIITAPSGAGKTSLVRALLDGDEHIKLSVSHTTRKPRPGEEDGVHYHFVEEARFVELLNHGDFLESAQVHGAYYGTSQSTVNSALAEGYDLILEIDWQGAQQVRSLYADAISIFILPPSMEALEQRLNNRAQDSAEVIARRLAAAREEMRHVTEFDYVTINDRFEHALEDLRAIIRSQRLRREKQLIRYQDVVQKLL, from the coding sequence ATGAAAGGCAATCTATTCATCATCACCGCGCCATCAGGCGCCGGGAAAACCTCTCTGGTGCGCGCATTGCTAGACGGTGACGAGCATATCAAGCTCTCTGTCTCCCATACCACGCGCAAGCCTCGGCCCGGCGAGGAGGACGGCGTGCATTACCATTTTGTTGAGGAGGCCAGGTTCGTGGAGCTGCTCAACCATGGTGATTTTCTCGAAAGCGCGCAGGTGCACGGTGCTTATTACGGTACATCGCAGTCGACGGTAAATTCCGCACTGGCGGAAGGATATGACCTGATTCTGGAAATCGACTGGCAGGGTGCGCAGCAGGTGCGCAGCCTATATGCCGACGCCATCAGCATCTTCATCCTACCGCCTTCGATGGAGGCGTTGGAACAACGCTTGAACAACCGTGCGCAGGATAGTGCCGAAGTCATTGCGCGCAGGCTTGCTGCAGCCAGGGAAGAGATGCGCCACGTGACAGAATTTGACTATGTTACAATCAACGACAGATTCGAACATGCACTGGAAGACCTGCGGGCCATTATCCGCAGCCAGCGGTTGCGGCGTGAAAAGCAGCTCATCCGTTATCAGGATGTGGTGCAGAAACTGCTTTAG
- the rpoZ gene encoding DNA-directed RNA polymerase subunit omega, with protein MARITVDDCLEKIPNRFQLTLVAAYRARQLANGAEPLVNVHGSKDKPTVLALREIAAGKVGLEVLNRGHA; from the coding sequence ATGGCACGTATTACTGTTGATGATTGTCTGGAAAAGATACCCAACCGTTTCCAGCTGACCTTGGTGGCCGCTTACCGCGCCCGCCAGCTCGCCAATGGCGCGGAGCCGCTCGTGAATGTGCACGGCAGCAAGGACAAGCCCACTGTGCTGGCATTGCGTGAGATTGCAGCAGGCAAGGTCGGCTTGGAAGTGCTTAACCGCGGGCATGCCTGA
- a CDS encoding RelA/SpoT family protein has protein sequence MPKTAAKRPAEPTSPPPLLPADSEDSQLTLRLREYLKQDDIDHIWDAYRFSAAAHEGQVRRSGEPYVTHPVSVAGILAELHLDPPTLIAALLHDVVEDTGVTKQEISDRFGKQVAELVDGLSKLDKIEFQSATQAQAENFRKMLLAMSQDVRVILVKLADRLHNMSTLDVMKPEKQRRIARETLDIYAPIANRLGLNEIYQTLEDLSFKYLYPMRHRVISKAVMAARGNRKEVVGKILDAINQRLKEQNIEAEVTGREKHLYSIYKKMTGKTITFSQIYDIYGFRVIVRDLPTCYAALGVLHGLYKPIPGKFKDYIAIPKANGYQSLHTTLFGPFGTPIEIQIRSREMHNIADAGVAAHWLYKTTDAHLTALQQQTHQWLQRLLDIQSESTDSLEFLEHFKVDLFPDEVYVFTPKGNIMALPKGATAVDFAYAVHTDIGNRCVAVKINQELAPLRTELHNGDHVEIITAAHAHPNPAWLNYVLTGKARAHIRHYLKSMQSTESALLGERMLNQALRALHANPAEIDESAWQRLVRDYGAKSKDEILADIGMGKRLNVMVAHQLMAQAGQQDAVTEQQKAPAKILDTITIRGSEGMAVQFAQCCRPIPGDPILGFINKDKGLVIHTHDCPAIRKFRLDPDKWLDVEWDPQGHRLYKVSLKLVVANRRGMLAKIASGIAEAGSNIDNVSMEEADNSTYTNMNFTVQVENRVHLAELMRRLRKIPDVVRINRVKGSGAEQRIQ, from the coding sequence ATGCCTAAGACCGCAGCCAAAAGACCAGCCGAACCAACTTCACCCCCTCCTTTGCTGCCAGCCGACAGCGAAGACTCCCAGCTCACCCTGCGCCTGCGGGAATACCTCAAGCAAGATGACATAGACCACATCTGGGATGCCTACCGTTTTAGTGCGGCGGCACATGAGGGCCAGGTGCGTCGCAGCGGTGAGCCCTATGTCACTCATCCCGTCAGCGTTGCGGGCATCCTTGCCGAGCTGCATCTTGATCCTCCCACCCTGATCGCCGCCTTGCTGCACGATGTGGTCGAGGATACCGGCGTTACCAAGCAGGAGATTAGTGACAGGTTCGGCAAGCAGGTTGCCGAACTTGTAGACGGTCTATCCAAGCTCGACAAGATAGAATTCCAGAGTGCGACCCAGGCGCAGGCGGAGAATTTCCGCAAAATGCTCCTGGCAATGTCGCAGGATGTACGCGTGATCCTGGTCAAGCTCGCTGACCGACTGCACAACATGAGCACGCTCGACGTCATGAAGCCGGAGAAGCAGCGTCGTATTGCGCGCGAAACGCTGGATATCTATGCGCCGATTGCCAACCGGCTCGGACTGAACGAAATTTACCAGACGCTTGAGGATCTGAGTTTCAAGTATCTCTATCCCATGAGGCACCGCGTGATCTCCAAGGCGGTCATGGCGGCACGCGGCAACCGCAAGGAAGTGGTCGGCAAAATCCTAGATGCCATCAACCAGCGCCTGAAAGAGCAAAATATCGAAGCCGAAGTGACTGGCCGGGAAAAACACCTCTACAGCATCTACAAAAAGATGACGGGGAAGACCATCACGTTTTCACAAATCTACGATATCTACGGCTTTCGGGTCATCGTCCGTGACCTGCCGACCTGTTATGCTGCGCTAGGCGTGCTGCACGGACTCTACAAGCCCATTCCCGGCAAGTTCAAAGACTATATCGCCATTCCGAAGGCCAACGGCTATCAGTCCTTGCATACGACGCTGTTCGGCCCGTTCGGCACCCCGATAGAAATCCAGATCCGCAGCCGTGAAATGCATAACATTGCCGATGCAGGGGTTGCCGCGCACTGGCTGTACAAGACTACAGATGCCCATTTGACGGCTTTGCAGCAGCAGACGCACCAGTGGCTGCAGCGCCTGTTGGACATCCAGAGCGAAAGTACGGACTCGCTCGAGTTTCTCGAGCATTTCAAGGTGGACTTGTTCCCCGACGAGGTCTATGTTTTCACGCCCAAGGGCAATATCATGGCCTTACCCAAGGGCGCGACGGCAGTTGATTTTGCCTATGCGGTGCATACTGACATCGGCAATCGCTGTGTGGCGGTAAAAATCAACCAGGAGCTCGCTCCCTTGCGTACCGAGCTGCACAATGGCGACCATGTGGAAATCATTACCGCCGCCCATGCCCATCCCAACCCTGCATGGCTCAATTATGTGCTGACTGGCAAGGCGCGTGCCCATATCCGGCATTACCTCAAGTCCATGCAGTCTACCGAGTCGGCCTTGCTGGGCGAGCGCATGCTGAACCAGGCCCTGCGTGCGCTGCACGCGAATCCTGCGGAGATTGATGAGTCGGCCTGGCAACGCCTGGTCAGGGATTATGGCGCCAAGAGCAAGGACGAAATCCTTGCGGACATCGGCATGGGCAAGCGCCTGAATGTGATGGTGGCGCACCAGTTGATGGCGCAAGCCGGACAGCAGGACGCCGTGACAGAGCAGCAGAAAGCGCCTGCCAAGATACTGGACACGATTACGATCCGCGGTTCTGAAGGCATGGCGGTACAGTTTGCGCAATGCTGTCGCCCCATTCCCGGCGATCCCATTCTGGGTTTTATCAACAAGGACAAGGGGCTGGTGATCCATACGCACGATTGCCCTGCAATACGCAAATTCCGCCTTGACCCCGACAAATGGCTGGATGTGGAATGGGATCCGCAGGGTCACAGACTGTACAAGGTCAGCCTCAAGCTGGTGGTGGCAAATCGCCGCGGCATGTTGGCGAAAATTGCCTCCGGCATTGCCGAGGCCGGCTCGAACATTGACAATGTCAGCATGGAAGAGGCGGACAATAGCACCTATACCAACATGAATTTCACGGTGCAGGTGGAGAATCGCGTGCACCTGGCCGAGTTGATGCGGCGCCTGCGCAAGATCCCGGATGTGGTGCGCATCAATCGCGTCAAGGGGTCCGGGGCCGAGCAACGGATCCAGTAG
- a CDS encoding RidA family protein, translated as MAKQIIHTDGAPQAIGTYSQAVKVNGSTVYLSGQIGLDPATMELVDGIEAQVHRVFKNLKAVAEAAGGSLADVVKLNIFLTDLSHFALVNTIMAEYFTQPYPARAAVGVAQLPRNALVEADGVLEIGA; from the coding sequence ATGGCCAAGCAAATCATCCATACCGATGGCGCCCCCCAAGCGATCGGCACTTATTCCCAGGCAGTCAAAGTCAACGGCAGCACTGTCTACCTGTCCGGGCAGATTGGTCTTGATCCTGCGACCATGGAGTTGGTGGATGGCATCGAGGCGCAGGTTCACCGGGTATTCAAAAACCTCAAGGCTGTGGCGGAAGCCGCTGGCGGTTCGCTTGCTGATGTGGTCAAGCTCAATATTTTCCTGACTGACCTTTCCCACTTTGCGCTGGTGAATACCATCATGGCGGAATATTTCACTCAGCCTTATCCTGCCCGTGCAGCGGTCGGCGTGGCGCAATTGCCGCGCAACGCGCTGGTAGAAGCCGATGGTGTACTGGAGATTGGCGCCTAG